Proteins co-encoded in one Spiroplasma gladiatoris genomic window:
- the trmD gene encoding tRNA (guanosine(37)-N1)-methyltransferase TrmD translates to MKYSIITLFPNLINSYVNESIIKRAIQKERIEIEIIDLRDHTNYSHNQVDDYQFGGGKGMVLMVEPVVNAIENCWTNESLIVLTSPQGKTWNQNLAKKLSKEYKHIIIICGHYEGFDERILDYVDMELSIGDYVLTGGELASLVFIDSITRLIDGVIQSESHQNDSFENNLLDHPVYTKPVNFRNKSVPEVLLSGHHANIKKFRQEGRIINTFNKRPDLLKENKLCKEDLEILNKLKNRKEE, encoded by the coding sequence ATGAAATATTCAATCATTACTTTATTTCCAAATCTAATAAACAGTTATGTAAATGAATCAATCATTAAAAGAGCAATTCAAAAAGAAAGAATTGAAATTGAAATAATTGATTTAAGAGATCATACCAATTATTCGCATAATCAAGTTGACGATTATCAATTTGGAGGCGGAAAAGGAATGGTTTTAATGGTTGAACCAGTTGTCAATGCTATTGAAAATTGTTGAACAAATGAAAGTTTAATTGTATTAACAAGTCCTCAAGGAAAAACTTGAAACCAAAATCTTGCAAAAAAATTAAGCAAAGAATATAAACATATTATTATTATTTGTGGACATTATGAAGGTTTTGATGAAAGAATATTAGATTATGTTGATATGGAACTATCAATTGGAGATTATGTTTTAACTGGTGGAGAATTAGCAAGTCTTGTATTTATTGATTCTATTACTAGACTAATTGATGGAGTAATTCAATCTGAATCACATCAAAACGATAGTTTTGAAAACAATTTATTAGATCATCCAGTTTATACCAAACCTGTAAATTTTCGTAATAAAAGTGTACCAGAAGTCTTATTAAGTGGTCATCATGCAAATATAAAAAAATTTCGACAAGAGGGTAGAATTATTAATACTTTTAATAAAAGACCTGATTTGTTAAAAGAAAATAAACTTTGTAAAGAAGACTTAGAAATATTAAATAAATTAAAAAATAGAAAGGAAGAATAA
- the rpsP gene encoding 30S ribosomal protein S16 translates to MVKIRLKRAGKKRAAFYRIVAADARVKRDGAYIELVGTYDPINGEVNLKKEVALKWLQQGAQPTDTVRNILSKEGVMKDLHDAKLEISKAKPKKAKTTKKPTAAKTKTTKKPAATKEAE, encoded by the coding sequence ATGGTAAAAATAAGGTTAAAAAGAGCTGGTAAAAAAAGAGCTGCATTTTATAGAATAGTTGCAGCAGATGCTCGTGTAAAACGAGACGGTGCTTATATAGAACTTGTAGGAACTTATGACCCAATTAATGGAGAAGTAAACTTAAAAAAAGAAGTTGCTTTAAAATGATTACAACAAGGAGCACAACCAACTGACACTGTTAGAAATATTTTATCTAAAGAAGGTGTTATGAAAGACTTACATGATGCTAAATTAGAAATATCTAAAGCTAAACCAAAAAAAGCAAAAACAACTAAAAAACCAACAGCAGCTAAAACAAAAACAACTAAAAAACCAGCTGCTACAAAAGAAGCGGAATAA
- the obgE gene encoding GTPase ObgE yields MKFVDLASFNIKSGKGGDGAVSFRHELYVANGGPNGGDGGKGGDVIFRADEGKSSLLDLKLQKFYAAENGHKGDIKNRHGKNGKDIVIRVPVGTVLFDEKTNEFLADFTEDGQEKILAYGGKGGRGNARFANSRNKAPTIFEAGDLGVEINIKAELKVLADVGFVGLPNAGKSTLLRAISNSKPEIADYPFTTLNPQLGVSIDKKGRSFVVADLPGLIEGASLGKGLGHEFLRHIERCKIICHVIDMSGNYGTEDVIKNYLLIRKELLDYNLKLDKRLEIIVANKIDTEEAKINILYFKEHFKDKKIIEVSGLTKTNIDQLLLEIGDKLEIVKDEPLWLIKEDVESDFKLYTFEGDLKDVIVNNLGNGKWSIEGKDVFKVYQKTPISTHDNLLLFNEKLKRLGAYDLLRKKGAQKGDIVKIFDIELEWMD; encoded by the coding sequence ATGAAATTTGTTGACTTAGCTAGTTTTAATATTAAATCAGGAAAAGGTGGCGATGGCGCTGTCTCTTTTCGTCATGAATTATATGTTGCTAATGGTGGTCCAAATGGTGGCGATGGTGGAAAAGGCGGCGATGTTATTTTTAGAGCTGATGAAGGAAAATCATCTCTATTAGACTTAAAATTACAAAAGTTTTATGCTGCTGAAAATGGACACAAAGGTGATATTAAAAATCGTCATGGAAAAAATGGAAAAGATATTGTTATAAGAGTCCCTGTAGGAACAGTTTTATTTGACGAAAAAACTAACGAATTTTTAGCAGACTTCACAGAAGATGGACAAGAAAAAATTCTTGCATATGGTGGAAAAGGTGGAAGAGGAAATGCAAGATTCGCAAACTCAAGAAATAAAGCTCCAACCATTTTTGAAGCAGGAGATCTTGGTGTTGAAATAAATATTAAAGCAGAATTAAAAGTACTTGCAGATGTTGGATTTGTAGGGTTACCTAATGCAGGTAAGTCAACTTTGCTAAGAGCAATTTCCAACTCAAAACCAGAAATTGCTGATTATCCTTTTACAACATTAAATCCACAATTAGGAGTTTCGATTGATAAAAAAGGCAGATCTTTTGTTGTTGCAGACTTACCTGGTTTAATAGAGGGTGCTAGTTTAGGAAAAGGTTTAGGACATGAATTTTTAAGACATATTGAAAGATGTAAAATAATTTGTCATGTTATTGATATGTCAGGAAATTATGGTACTGAAGATGTTATTAAAAATTATTTATTAATCAGAAAAGAATTATTAGATTATAATTTAAAACTTGATAAACGTTTAGAAATTATAGTTGCTAATAAAATTGACACTGAAGAAGCTAAAATAAATATTTTATACTTCAAAGAACACTTTAAAGATAAAAAAATTATTGAAGTTTCAGGTTTAACTAAAACTAATATCGATCAATTATTATTAGAAATTGGAGACAAACTTGAAATTGTAAAAGATGAACCACTTTGATTAATCAAAGAAGATGTTGAAAGTGACTTTAAATTATACACTTTTGAAGGTGATTTAAAAGATGTAATTGTTAATAATTTAGGAAATGGAAAATGAAGTATTGAAGGAAAAGATGTTTTTAAAGTATATCAAAAAACACCAATCTCTACTCATGACAATCTTTTATTATTTAATGAAAAATTAAAAAGACTTGGCGCTTATGATTTATTAAGAAAAAAAGGAGCACAAAAAGGAGATATAGTAAAAATATTTGATATTGAATTAGAATGGATGGATTAA
- the rimM gene encoding ribosome maturation factor RimM (Essential for efficient processing of 16S rRNA) has translation MNFYNQLTKIGQIKATHGIKGELKIWIDSQLELLEDLKNYQIFLEDHQKNIDVYNVEKFYNLNNKLIIKLKDIDNIDSAKKFINQNILVKKEDNIIGIVKTLINYSLLFENNIIGKVIEEMNNGAHELIKVKTTQGIEFWIPYVGEYILEVDENKKIISAINIERLM, from the coding sequence ATGAATTTTTATAATCAATTAACTAAAATAGGACAAATTAAAGCGACTCACGGTATAAAAGGGGAGCTAAAAATATGAATTGATTCACAACTGGAATTATTAGAAGATCTTAAAAACTATCAAATTTTTTTAGAAGATCATCAAAAAAATATTGATGTTTATAATGTTGAAAAGTTTTATAATTTAAACAATAAATTAATTATAAAACTAAAAGATATTGATAATATCGATTCTGCTAAAAAATTTATTAATCAAAATATTTTGGTTAAAAAAGAAGATAACATTATTGGAATTGTAAAAACTTTGATAAATTATTCTTTGTTATTTGAGAATAATATCATTGGTAAAGTTATTGAAGAAATGAATAATGGCGCTCATGAATTAATTAAAGTAAAAACAACTCAAGGTATTGAGTTTTGAATTCCATATGTTGGTGAATATATTTTAGAAGTTGATGAAAATAAAAAAATTATTAGTGCTATAAATATTGAGAGACTTATGTAA
- the rplS gene encoding 50S ribosomal protein L19, translating to MLSKNTKALVDEQLNNNLPEFTSGDTIKVNVKIKEGEKYRIQAFEGVVIKTQGSGISFSVCVRKNSSGIFVERTFPVHSPIIDSIEVIKRGRVRRARIYYIRKLSGKAARIKEVVHSKSKDINAKKAVKAAPKKPASTK from the coding sequence ATGTTATCTAAAAACACAAAAGCTTTAGTTGATGAACAATTGAATAACAATCTTCCAGAATTTACTTCAGGAGATACAATTAAAGTTAATGTAAAAATTAAAGAGGGAGAAAAATATCGTATCCAAGCCTTTGAAGGTGTTGTTATTAAAACTCAAGGAAGCGGTATATCATTTTCTGTATGCGTAAGAAAAAACTCAAGTGGAATTTTTGTAGAAAGAACTTTTCCAGTTCATTCTCCAATTATTGACTCAATCGAAGTTATTAAGCGTGGACGTGTAAGACGTGCAAGAATTTATTACATTAGAAAATTATCTGGAAAAGCAGCTCGTATTAAAGAAGTTGTGCATTCTAAATCAAAAGATATTAATGCAAAAAAAGCTGTTAAAGCAGCTCCAAAAAAACCTGCATCAACAAAATAA
- a CDS encoding DUF3196 family protein encodes MQKNYYELTLENLVELLGKNRFEEALIIINDELSAPYIPADFEKNLQIIKNEINNKLKTNQKESHNMWGLNKVVDIMKQSLDQEMHLIAFDNLRNLNARKILNHIKEYLLSKDIKNEYKTFLLMVLIEQKLDENLVVKKQEKIININPANYNLKESQDFLKTLEFKLSNLVYDKDPSFFSICKHVANTYFYNIFPDFELNQFKIEDIVACIYLYSQNALGLEIDKQLNEKIDFNYDNAMLLLDKFKDLI; translated from the coding sequence ATGCAAAAGAATTATTATGAATTAACTTTAGAAAATTTGGTTGAATTACTTGGAAAAAATCGTTTTGAAGAAGCGTTAATTATTATAAATGATGAACTTTCTGCACCTTATATTCCAGCTGATTTTGAAAAAAACTTACAAATAATTAAAAATGAAATTAATAATAAGTTAAAAACAAATCAAAAAGAATCTCATAATATGTGAGGATTAAATAAAGTTGTAGATATTATGAAGCAATCTTTAGATCAAGAAATGCATTTAATTGCTTTTGACAATTTAAGAAATTTAAATGCTAGAAAAATCCTAAATCATATAAAAGAATATTTATTGTCAAAAGATATAAAAAATGAATACAAAACTTTTTTATTAATGGTATTAATAGAACAAAAATTAGATGAAAATTTAGTTGTTAAAAAACAAGAAAAAATTATTAATATTAATCCAGCAAATTATAATCTTAAAGAATCTCAAGATTTTTTAAAAACATTAGAGTTTAAATTATCCAATTTAGTTTATGATAAAGATCCTAGTTTTTTTTCTATATGTAAACATGTTGCAAATACTTATTTTTATAATATTTTTCCTGATTTTGAATTAAACCAATTTAAAATTGAAGATATAGTTGCATGTATTTATTTATACTCTCAAAACGCTTTAGGATTGGAGATTGATAAACAATTAAATGAAAAAATTGATTTCAATTATGATAATGCAATGTTATTATTAGATAAGTTTAAAGACTTAATTTAG
- a CDS encoding ABC transporter ATP-binding protein, with amino-acid sequence MAKNKAIKDSSNNINLISSKDIKNNDNKNFKIKKKGGAFTKTVFYYMKKNKLITFFMFLICIVSSVTTVLGPKIIQNIMTNLLAPTDGLEHFLAGAKTPEAINELLKGKVFILGNHGDILNENYVSDSKNYYTLFMGLHFSWMQWIYLQISLFFILGVCAFFSSFLGGTLGKKIEIDLRNKALENLVKQDMSYYSDKKIGELLTKIVSDTQIIGEQTSTVPVTIISTLVTFFGSLGVLLTIDSTLTLIVFVLMLILLIIIESSFGVIKNYSSKVRKTLTTINGDVTDRIATVRLIKSSGTESFENKRFGEVHVDYYKKSVILITIQSILSTIMIAGISSVQIIVIISASILYKDDAQYLTVTLSTFIVGLGSMVGPLMTLSRIMNGIIQASTCCSRISEIISSKPLIDSHYDSSEGVVIEEIKGSIVFQDVEFAYPEKPNKVILPKFSFTFEQGKSYAFVGETGAGKSTISKLLLRFYDPSKGDIFINNNINLKDIHLSSYLDKVGYVEQEPQVLYGDVFDNIRYGNFEASDQEVINAAKKANLHNLVLTWPEGYKTILGERGFMLSGGQKQRLVIARMFLKNPQILILDEATSALDNIVEKEIQLELEKLMKGRTTVSIAHRLSTIQNCDQIIVLGRDKGIVQIGSYQDLKTEQGHFKRLYEAGLMD; translated from the coding sequence ATGGCTAAAAATAAAGCTATAAAAGACTCTTCAAATAATATTAATTTGATAAGTTCAAAAGACATTAAAAATAATGATAATAAAAACTTTAAAATTAAGAAAAAAGGAGGAGCTTTTACTAAAACTGTTTTTTATTATATGAAAAAAAACAAATTAATTACTTTCTTTATGTTTTTAATTTGTATAGTTTCTTCAGTTACAACAGTGCTTGGACCTAAAATAATACAAAATATAATGACTAATTTACTAGCTCCAACTGATGGTTTAGAGCATTTTTTAGCTGGCGCAAAAACTCCTGAAGCTATTAACGAACTTTTAAAAGGTAAAGTGTTTATTTTAGGAAATCATGGAGATATTTTGAACGAAAATTATGTAAGTGATTCAAAGAATTATTACACATTATTTATGGGGTTGCATTTTAGTTGAATGCAATGAATATATTTACAAATAAGTTTATTTTTTATTTTGGGTGTATGTGCATTTTTTTCTAGTTTTTTAGGTGGTACTTTAGGTAAAAAAATCGAAATAGATTTAAGAAATAAAGCATTAGAAAATTTAGTTAAACAAGATATGAGTTATTATAGTGATAAAAAAATTGGAGAGCTACTTACAAAAATAGTTTCAGATACACAAATAATAGGAGAGCAAACTTCAACAGTGCCAGTAACAATAATTTCTACATTAGTTACATTTTTTGGATCACTTGGTGTTTTATTGACAATAGATTCTACATTAACTTTAATAGTGTTTGTTCTAATGCTTATTTTATTAATTATTATTGAATCATCATTTGGTGTTATAAAAAATTATTCTTCAAAAGTTAGAAAAACTTTAACAACAATAAATGGTGATGTAACAGATAGAATTGCAACAGTTAGACTGATTAAATCTAGTGGAACTGAATCATTTGAAAATAAAAGATTTGGTGAAGTTCATGTTGATTATTATAAAAAATCAGTAATTTTAATTACAATTCAATCAATATTATCAACAATAATGATTGCTGGAATTAGTTCCGTTCAAATTATCGTTATAATATCTGCATCAATTTTATATAAAGATGATGCTCAATACCTTACTGTGACACTTTCTACTTTTATTGTTGGTCTTGGGTCAATGGTTGGACCATTAATGACTTTATCTAGAATCATGAACGGAATTATTCAAGCTTCCACATGCTGTTCAAGAATTTCAGAAATAATATCTTCAAAACCATTAATTGATAGTCATTACGATAGTAGCGAAGGAGTTGTTATTGAAGAAATTAAAGGAAGTATAGTATTTCAAGATGTAGAGTTTGCTTATCCTGAAAAACCAAATAAAGTTATTTTGCCTAAATTTAGTTTCACATTTGAACAAGGAAAAAGCTATGCATTTGTTGGTGAAACTGGTGCTGGAAAGTCTACAATTTCTAAATTATTATTAAGATTTTATGATCCTTCTAAAGGAGATATTTTTATAAATAATAATATAAATTTAAAAGATATTCATCTTTCAAGTTATTTGGATAAAGTTGGTTATGTTGAACAAGAACCTCAAGTTTTATATGGAGATGTTTTTGACAATATAAGATATGGTAATTTTGAAGCATCCGATCAAGAAGTTATTAACGCTGCAAAAAAAGCAAATTTACATAACTTAGTTTTAACTTGACCTGAAGGTTATAAAACAATTCTTGGCGAACGTGGTTTTATGTTGTCTGGAGGTCAAAAACAAAGATTAGTTATAGCAAGAATGTTTTTAAAAAATCCGCAAATTTTAATTTTAGATGAAGCAACAAGTGCGTTAGATAATATTGTTGAAAAAGAAATTCAATTAGAATTAGAAAAATTAATGAAGGGAAGAACAACAGTTTCAATAGCACATAGATTAAGCACAATCCAAAATTGTGATCAAATAATAGTTTTAGGAAGAGATAAAGGAATTGTTCAAATTGGAAGTTATCAAGATTTAAAAACAGAACAAGGACATTTTAAAAGATTGTACGAAGCTGGATTAATGGATTAA
- a CDS encoding TIGR04561 family membrane protein — protein MFLAKTVFKLLTLEVPLWLILVIFALIGIASLSIYFFVLFKKNRKFVFEKEEVSAQDFKRLDRFENLRNDFEVEIAKVKKIRKNLKIK, from the coding sequence ATGTTTCTAGCTAAAACAGTTTTTAAATTATTAACTTTAGAAGTTCCTTTATGATTAATTCTTGTAATTTTTGCATTAATAGGAATAGCAAGTTTATCAATATACTTTTTCGTTCTATTTAAAAAAAATCGTAAATTTGTTTTTGAAAAAGAAGAAGTATCTGCACAAGATTTCAAAAGATTAGATCGTTTTGAAAATTTAAGAAATGATTTTGAAGTTGAGATTGCTAAAGTTAAGAAAATACGAAAAAACTTGAAGATAAAATAA
- the trmFO gene encoding methylenetetrahydrofolate--tRNA-(uracil(54)-C(5))-methyltransferase (FADH(2)-oxidizing) TrmFO: MKKIVNVIGAGLAGCEAAYQLAKRNIIVNLFEKKTIKKNEIQKLDFFAELVCSNTLRSTDLKNAVGTLKEEMQLLDSLIIRAAKYASIPAGQSLAVDREIFSKFITEEMQNNKNINVFNKEVEKIDCNVPIIIATGPLTSKKLQEEIINLIGKDYFYFYDAVAPIVKKESINMDIAFKKNRYEKGETQDYINCPMNYEQYKNFYNELINASITTTHLEDEKDLKVFEGCMPIEVMAKRGFETLTFGPLKPAGLRNIDGSNNYAVVQLRQDNAADDLYNLVGFQTNLTWSEQKRVFRLIPGLEKAEFIRYGVMHLNNFINSPELLNEYNQLKTNKNIFFAGQITGVEGYVESTCSGIIAAINMARMLSDKNMVKFPLETVMGSLQNYIISTSSKDFQPMKANWSVVKPIVLEKKIKKEEKKSLYSQISLNAIKKFIEINDL, translated from the coding sequence ATGAAAAAAATAGTTAACGTTATTGGCGCTGGTTTAGCAGGTTGTGAAGCTGCTTATCAATTAGCCAAAAGAAATATAATTGTAAATTTATTTGAGAAAAAAACAATTAAAAAAAATGAAATCCAAAAGTTAGATTTTTTTGCTGAACTTGTTTGTTCTAATACTTTAAGATCAACGGATTTAAAAAATGCTGTTGGAACTTTAAAAGAAGAAATGCAATTACTTGATTCATTAATAATTAGAGCTGCAAAATACGCAAGTATTCCAGCTGGACAAAGTCTTGCAGTTGATAGAGAGATTTTTTCAAAGTTCATAACAGAAGAAATGCAAAACAATAAAAACATAAATGTTTTTAATAAAGAAGTTGAAAAAATTGATTGTAATGTACCTATAATAATTGCAACAGGTCCTTTAACTAGTAAAAAACTACAAGAAGAAATAATAAATTTAATTGGAAAAGATTATTTTTATTTTTATGATGCAGTAGCGCCAATTGTAAAAAAAGAATCAATAAATATGGACATAGCTTTTAAAAAAAATCGATATGAAAAAGGTGAAACACAAGATTATATTAATTGTCCAATGAATTATGAACAATATAAAAATTTTTATAATGAGCTTATAAATGCAAGTATTACAACAACTCACTTAGAAGATGAAAAAGATTTAAAAGTATTTGAAGGATGTATGCCAATTGAAGTAATGGCAAAAAGAGGATTTGAAACACTAACCTTTGGACCCTTAAAACCAGCAGGTTTAAGAAATATAGATGGATCAAATAATTATGCAGTTGTTCAACTTAGACAAGATAATGCAGCAGATGATTTATATAATTTGGTAGGTTTTCAAACTAATTTAACATGAAGTGAACAAAAAAGAGTGTTTAGATTAATTCCAGGTCTAGAAAAAGCAGAATTTATAAGATATGGGGTAATGCATTTAAATAATTTTATAAATTCTCCAGAATTATTAAATGAGTATAACCAACTAAAAACAAATAAAAACATTTTTTTCGCTGGACAAATTACTGGTGTTGAAGGTTATGTAGAATCAACTTGTAGTGGAATAATTGCTGCTATAAATATGGCTAGAATGTTAAGCGATAAAAACATGGTTAAATTCCCACTTGAAACTGTAATGGGTAGTTTACAAAATTATATTATTTCTACAAGTTCAAAAGATTTTCAGCCAATGAAAGCGAATTGAAGCGTTGTTAAACCAATAGTTTTAGAAAAAAAGATAAAAAAAGAGGAAAAAAAATCTCTTTATTCACAAATTTCTTTAAATGCAATTAAAAAATTTATTGAAATAAATGATTTGTAA
- the nadE gene encoding NAD(+) synthase has translation MNMELKDYLDYLVDWIKEQVTKANQKGVIIGISGGIDSAVVAALGKKAFPNDYLTVWMPCQSSQLDEQCKNDLIESLKLKYVSVDLKPVFESFKTALNESKMEQSKLALANSKARLRMTTLYSFAQTNNYLVLGTDNWAEWHLGYFTKFGDGGVDLLPIVHLLKREVKQAASILGVPESIINRAPTASLWEDQTDEQEIGFGYDLIDDYLLNKPVDEQVKKRVDQLHKISEHKRIAAPMPNKKN, from the coding sequence ATTAATATGGAGTTAAAAGATTATTTAGATTATTTAGTCGATTGAATAAAAGAACAAGTTACAAAAGCAAATCAAAAAGGAGTTATTATTGGTATTAGTGGAGGTATTGATTCGGCTGTTGTTGCTGCACTTGGTAAAAAAGCATTTCCAAATGATTATTTAACAGTTTGAATGCCTTGTCAATCAAGTCAATTAGATGAACAGTGTAAAAATGATTTAATTGAAAGTTTAAAATTAAAATACGTAAGTGTTGATTTAAAACCAGTTTTTGAAAGTTTTAAAACTGCTTTAAACGAATCAAAAATGGAACAATCAAAATTGGCTCTAGCAAATAGTAAAGCAAGATTAAGAATGACAACATTATATTCTTTTGCTCAAACAAATAATTATTTAGTATTAGGTACAGATAATTGAGCCGAATGACATTTAGGATATTTTACAAAATTTGGTGATGGTGGAGTTGATTTATTACCAATAGTGCACCTTTTAAAAAGAGAAGTTAAACAAGCTGCATCAATTCTAGGTGTGCCTGAATCAATAATTAATAGAGCACCAACTGCAAGTTTGTGAGAAGATCAAACAGATGAACAAGAAATTGGTTTTGGTTATGATTTAATCGATGATTATCTACTAAATAAACCAGTTGATGAACAAGTTAAAAAAAGAGTTGATCAGTTGCATAAAATTTCTGAACATAAAAGAATTGCAGCACCAATGCCTAATAAAAAGAATTAG